A window of Brevibacterium ihuae contains these coding sequences:
- the resB gene encoding cytochrome c biogenesis protein ResB, which yields MTTQSRPHGPDIPEPTRDPSSSPEAATQQTAPAGIGFVGLLRWAWRQLTTMRTALILLLMLALAIIPASLLPQRIQDPTRVASFIEDNGQWGEVLDTFQLFDVHSSVWFASIYILLMVSLVGCVLPRTRQHLRAMRQDPPKAPRRLARMPGYARFALPVSTSPEELLTQSEQLLKKNGYRTMRHSDHIAAERGYLRETGNLVFHIALLGVVITMGVGSLFGYSGQRVLVEGDTFTNSLVAYDSFEPGPFFHPDRMQDFRLRLDSFEATFDDQAAGNQFGQPRTFEAEVTEFSGGQESQHLLRVNEPIRVGGAGVYLLGNGYAPVITVRDSTGTVIHSGPVVFLPQDGVYTSRGVLKIPDATPDQLGFVGILLPTVGQNDSGELVSTFADLRNPYLVMSAYRGNLGLDEGIPQSVYELDADNMTELTDAAGDPLVIQLSPGQTQQLPDGLGSVTFDRVDRFIAFDIRHDPTQGWMLVISLALMAGLGLSLFVPRRRMWVRTTDDTVEVAALARGEDPRVGPAADELATALNNSETE from the coding sequence ATGACCACGCAGTCCCGCCCCCACGGCCCGGACATACCCGAACCCACCAGAGACCCCTCCTCCTCACCGGAGGCGGCGACACAGCAGACGGCACCGGCAGGCATCGGATTCGTGGGGCTGTTGCGGTGGGCATGGCGGCAGCTGACCACCATGCGGACGGCGCTGATCCTGCTGCTCATGCTGGCGCTGGCGATCATCCCGGCCTCCCTGCTGCCCCAGCGCATCCAGGATCCGACCCGGGTGGCAAGCTTCATCGAGGACAACGGGCAATGGGGCGAAGTCCTCGACACCTTCCAGCTGTTCGACGTTCACTCCTCGGTGTGGTTCGCCAGCATCTACATCCTGCTGATGGTCTCACTGGTCGGCTGCGTCCTGCCCCGCACCCGGCAGCACTTAAGGGCAATGCGCCAGGACCCGCCCAAAGCGCCGCGCCGCCTTGCCCGGATGCCGGGATATGCACGCTTTGCCCTACCGGTCAGCACCTCGCCGGAAGAACTGCTGACCCAGTCTGAGCAGCTGTTGAAGAAGAACGGCTATCGCACCATGAGGCACTCGGATCACATCGCGGCCGAACGGGGCTATCTCCGGGAGACCGGGAACCTGGTGTTCCACATCGCTCTGCTCGGCGTGGTCATCACGATGGGCGTTGGATCATTGTTCGGATACTCCGGCCAACGCGTGCTCGTCGAAGGCGATACTTTCACCAACTCGCTGGTGGCCTACGACTCGTTCGAGCCCGGGCCCTTCTTCCACCCGGATCGCATGCAGGATTTCCGGTTGCGCCTGGACAGCTTCGAGGCAACCTTCGACGATCAGGCGGCCGGCAACCAGTTCGGCCAGCCACGCACCTTCGAAGCCGAGGTGACCGAATTCTCCGGCGGGCAGGAGTCCCAGCATCTGCTGCGGGTCAACGAGCCGATCCGGGTCGGTGGGGCAGGGGTCTACCTGTTGGGCAATGGATATGCTCCGGTGATCACGGTCCGCGATTCCACCGGCACCGTGATCCATTCCGGTCCCGTCGTGTTCCTCCCCCAGGACGGGGTGTACACCTCGCGCGGGGTGCTGAAGATCCCCGATGCCACCCCGGACCAGCTCGGCTTCGTCGGCATCCTGCTGCCGACGGTCGGGCAGAACGACAGCGGCGAGCTGGTTTCCACCTTCGCCGACCTGCGCAACCCCTACCTGGTGATGAGCGCCTACCGCGGCAACCTCGGCCTCGACGAGGGGATCCCGCAATCGGTGTACGAACTCGACGCCGACAACATGACCGAGCTGACCGACGCCGCCGGTGACCCGCTGGTGATCCAGCTCAGCCCGGGCCAGACCCAGCAGCTGCCCGACGGTCTCGGCTCAGTGACCTTCGATCGCGTCGACCGGTTCATCGCCTTCGACATCCGCCACGACCCCACCCAGGGGTGGATGCTCGTGATCTCCCTCGCCCTGATGGCCGGGCTCGGTTTGTCACTGTTCGTACCCCGCCGTCGCATGTGGGTCAGAACCACCGACGACACCGTCGAAGTCGCCGCCCTGGCCCGCGGCGAGGACCCGCGGGTGGGCCCCGCAGCAGACGAACTTGCCACAGCCCTGAACAACTCGGAAACGGAGTGA
- a CDS encoding DsbA family protein — translation MNPTKGRSTLSKSKALVWILMAVAVIAAIVVVVIVRGNTPDTTAGSETPAETGQLVRENSRVLSQAPNEKAVLVEFLDFECEGCRAAYPLVEELRTEYADSVTFVHRYFPLPGHRNAMNAALAVEAAAQQGAYEPMYQQMFETQPEWGESADDKSAVFRSFAEDLGLDMEAYDAAVKDPATQDRVELDLADGIALNVSGTPTFFLDGQLLAPSSLDELRAALDAAVAE, via the coding sequence ATGAACCCCACCAAAGGCCGAAGCACCCTCTCGAAGAGCAAGGCTCTCGTCTGGATCCTGATGGCCGTCGCCGTGATCGCCGCCATCGTCGTGGTCGTCATCGTGCGCGGCAACACTCCTGACACCACCGCTGGGTCCGAGACGCCGGCGGAGACCGGGCAGCTCGTCCGCGAGAACAGCCGAGTCCTGTCGCAGGCACCGAACGAGAAAGCGGTACTGGTGGAGTTCCTCGACTTTGAATGCGAGGGCTGCCGGGCCGCCTATCCCCTCGTCGAGGAGCTGCGCACGGAGTACGCCGACTCCGTCACCTTCGTCCACCGCTACTTCCCGCTGCCCGGCCACCGCAACGCGATGAACGCAGCCCTGGCCGTGGAGGCCGCCGCCCAGCAAGGCGCCTACGAACCGATGTACCAGCAGATGTTCGAAACCCAGCCCGAATGGGGCGAATCCGCCGACGACAAGAGCGCGGTCTTTCGCTCCTTCGCCGAAGACCTGGGCCTGGACATGGAAGCCTACGACGCGGCAGTCAAAGATCCGGCCACCCAGGATCGGGTCGAACTCGACTTGGCCGACGGCATCGCCCTGAACGTGAGCGGAACGCCGACGTTCTTCCTCGACGGGCAACTCCTCGCTCCGAGCAGTCTCGACGAGCTCCGCGCTGCGCTCGACGCAGCCGTTGCGGAGTGA
- a CDS encoding IS3 family transposase (programmed frameshift): MAAPKKYPDELRERATRLAVEARQDPARKAGALQRIGEQLGINPETLRGWVKQAEIDAGQAPGVTTAEAQRIKELEAEVRELRRANEILKTASAFFAGGGARPQAEVAEVPTAVLVEYVDEHRDRFGVEPICQVLRDADVQIAPSTYYAAKGRPPSARAVRDAELTEDIRVVHTANLGVYGARKIHAALNREGVEVARCTVERLMRAAGIQGIRRDKTRKTTFGDGAETDRPADLVKRAFTATAPNQLWVADLTYIRAHAGWTYAAFVLDVFSRRIVGWQVSTSLRTDLALDALDMALWERRRAGQDITGLIHHSDAGVQYRAIRYTERLADADAVASVGTVGDSYDNAMAEALNSLFKAECIRNPMMRPKGGWASIRDVEIAVAEYVDWYNYRRLHGEIKHLPPAEFEAAHWASHEPISYGEEQVPVGAGSR; this comes from the exons ATGGCAGCACCGAAGAAGTACCCGGACGAATTGCGTGAGCGCGCGACGCGGCTCGCGGTCGAGGCACGACAGGACCCCGCGCGGAAGGCCGGTGCGCTCCAGCGCATCGGCGAGCAGCTCGGGATCAATCCGGAGACGCTGCGAGGCTGGGTGAAGCAGGCCGAGATCGACGCCGGGCAGGCGCCCGGGGTGACGACCGCGGAGGCGCAGCGGATCAAGGAGCTTGAGGCCGAGGTGCGGGAGTTGCGGCGGGCGAACGAGATCCTGAAGACGGCATCAGCGTTTTTCGCCG GCGGCGGAGCTCGACCGCAAGCTGAAGTAGCCGAGGTGCCGACCGCGGTGCTGGTCGAGTACGTCGACGAGCACCGTGACCGGTTCGGGGTCGAGCCGATCTGCCAGGTCTTGCGTGACGCGGACGTCCAGATCGCCCCGAGCACCTACTACGCCGCAAAGGGCCGGCCGCCGTCTGCCCGGGCTGTCAGGGACGCGGAGCTGACCGAGGACATCCGGGTGGTCCACACGGCAAACCTCGGTGTCTACGGCGCCCGGAAGATCCATGCGGCTCTGAACAGGGAGGGCGTTGAGGTCGCCCGCTGCACCGTCGAGCGGCTGATGCGCGCCGCGGGGATCCAGGGCATCCGGCGAGACAAGACCCGCAAGACCACCTTTGGGGACGGTGCGGAGACCGACCGGCCCGCCGACCTCGTGAAGCGCGCGTTCACCGCGACGGCACCGAACCAGCTCTGGGTTGCGGACCTGACCTACATCCGTGCCCACGCCGGGTGGACCTACGCAGCGTTCGTCCTCGACGTGTTCTCTCGCCGCATCGTCGGCTGGCAGGTGTCCACGTCGCTGCGCACCGATCTCGCCCTCGACGCGCTCGACATGGCCCTCTGGGAGCGCCGCAGAGCGGGGCAGGACATCACCGGGCTGATCCATCACAGCGATGCCGGAGTGCAGTATCGAGCCATTCGCTACACCGAGCGCCTCGCCGATGCCGACGCCGTCGCGTCCGTCGGAACGGTCGGTGACAGCTACGACAACGCGATGGCCGAGGCGCTGAACTCGTTGTTCAAGGCCGAGTGCATCCGCAACCCGATGATGCGCCCCAAGGGCGGGTGGGCGTCGATCCGCGACGTCGAGATCGCGGTCGCCGAATACGTCGACTGGTACAACTACCGTCGCCTGCACGGTGAGATCAAACACCTCCCTCCCGCCGAGTTCGAAGCCGCCCACTGGGCATCCCACGAGCCCATCAGCTACGGTGAAGAACAGGTTCCCGTCGGAGCCGGTTCCAGATGA
- a CDS encoding cytochrome c oxidase assembly protein encodes MDSATPTGVREERAASPGRWRSVIWLVTAFTVAIAAVVASAAFSGAATEREAMDPGGFVRWALPVALTVHHLALAVVVGCLIFAAAILPPGSESAPGPSRPHPAFARVRATAAGVSLVWVGSAVIVLVLTYANLAGQPVTDSAEFASQLVYFVTDLLVGQAWAAITLIAFLVCNLTFLARTTTGLALTALLALAAIVPISLIGHAAGSDDHFAGVGALAVHWLGVLVWVGGVAALAVVAPMLSTARGTDDSSLAKTILSRFSALAGVAFFVVLASGVLNSVLRLGGWEGLLSRYGQLILIKLAATLLLGAIGLAHRSWAIAQLGRKSGGRTAWRLVIAEVLIMAAVIGVTGALGRTAPPVPREPEPAITPAEILTGYPLPPALAWFRWFTEWRWDWLWVAFAVTAAAVYLLGVRKAHAAGHRWGWQRTGSWLTGLGLLGYVTCAAPTIYGMVLISAHTIMLLALAVIIPLLLALGSPLDLLALTVKRRTDGSRGPREWLHAAASTVGPAVRSPVLSGTVLAVSLGLLYYTPVLRLALDFWIVHQVTNLYFLLIGFWFMTSLTRPGTAPRSARVIAVAGLAGALLIWATVLASGATLVLQVDWFGNLARTWGPSITADQQRAGTSVLLAGVAPLAVLLTMLLLHRPTSTSTVRAPQPSSANSH; translated from the coding sequence ATGGATAGCGCAACGCCGACCGGCGTCCGCGAAGAGCGGGCCGCCTCGCCCGGGCGCTGGCGATCCGTCATCTGGCTTGTTACCGCCTTTACCGTCGCGATCGCCGCCGTCGTTGCAAGCGCGGCCTTCTCCGGAGCTGCGACAGAACGCGAGGCGATGGACCCGGGAGGCTTTGTGCGCTGGGCGCTGCCGGTCGCCCTGACCGTGCATCACCTGGCGCTGGCCGTCGTTGTTGGCTGCTTGATCTTCGCGGCCGCGATCCTGCCTCCCGGCAGCGAGTCGGCCCCCGGGCCGTCCCGCCCGCATCCTGCATTTGCCCGGGTCCGGGCCACCGCAGCCGGCGTGTCCCTGGTATGGGTGGGGTCAGCGGTGATCGTGCTGGTGCTGACCTATGCCAATCTCGCCGGCCAGCCGGTGACGGACAGTGCGGAGTTCGCCAGCCAGCTGGTCTACTTCGTCACCGATCTGCTCGTCGGGCAGGCGTGGGCGGCGATCACCCTGATCGCCTTCCTCGTGTGCAACCTGACCTTCCTCGCCCGCACCACCACCGGCCTGGCCCTCACGGCGCTGCTCGCCCTGGCCGCCATCGTCCCGATCTCGCTGATCGGGCACGCGGCCGGCAGCGACGATCACTTCGCCGGCGTCGGTGCGCTGGCCGTGCACTGGCTCGGAGTGCTGGTGTGGGTCGGCGGCGTGGCAGCCCTGGCCGTCGTGGCGCCGATGCTCTCCACCGCTCGGGGAACCGATGATTCGTCCTTGGCGAAGACGATTCTCTCCCGCTTCTCGGCGCTGGCCGGGGTGGCGTTCTTCGTCGTGCTGGCCTCCGGCGTGCTCAATTCCGTGCTCCGCCTCGGCGGGTGGGAGGGGCTGCTGAGCCGGTACGGTCAGCTGATCCTCATCAAGCTCGCTGCAACACTGCTGCTGGGCGCCATCGGCCTGGCCCATCGCAGCTGGGCCATCGCCCAGCTCGGGCGGAAGTCCGGGGGGCGGACGGCCTGGCGGCTGGTCATCGCCGAAGTGCTCATCATGGCCGCAGTCATCGGCGTCACCGGGGCCCTCGGCCGGACCGCACCCCCGGTCCCCCGGGAGCCGGAGCCGGCGATCACGCCGGCCGAAATCCTCACCGGCTACCCCTTGCCACCGGCCCTGGCCTGGTTCCGGTGGTTCACCGAGTGGCGGTGGGACTGGCTGTGGGTGGCCTTTGCCGTCACCGCAGCCGCCGTCTATCTTCTCGGTGTGCGCAAGGCCCACGCCGCCGGCCACCGGTGGGGGTGGCAGCGGACCGGAAGCTGGCTGACCGGACTGGGATTACTCGGCTATGTCACCTGCGCGGCCCCGACGATCTACGGCATGGTGCTCATCAGCGCGCACACCATCATGCTGCTCGCCCTCGCGGTGATCATTCCGCTGCTCTTGGCGCTCGGATCTCCCCTGGACCTGTTGGCCCTGACCGTCAAGCGACGCACCGACGGCAGCCGGGGACCCCGTGAATGGCTCCACGCCGCAGCCTCGACGGTCGGCCCAGCCGTGAGGAGCCCGGTGCTCAGCGGCACGGTGCTCGCGGTCTCACTCGGTCTGCTCTATTACACCCCGGTGCTGCGGCTGGCCCTGGATTTCTGGATCGTCCACCAGGTGACGAACCTGTACTTCCTGCTCATCGGATTCTGGTTCATGACGTCGCTGACCCGCCCCGGGACTGCACCCCGTTCCGCCCGAGTCATCGCCGTGGCCGGGCTTGCCGGGGCACTCCTGATCTGGGCCACCGTGCTGGCGTCCGGAGCCACCCTGGTTCTCCAGGTGGACTGGTTCGGCAACCTCGCCCGCACCTGGGGGCCGTCCATCACCGCCGATCAGCAACGCGCCGGCACCTCGGTGCTGCTGGCCGGAGTCGCCCCGCTCGCGGTTCTGCTCACCATGCTGCTCCTGCACCGGCCCACCTCCACCAGCACTGTACGTGCCCCTCAACCCTCCTCCGCTAACTCTCACTGA
- a CDS encoding copper resistance CopC family protein produces the protein MSVGRALGVAVLVLLALLVPVSSVSAHDAVTGTNPEDGQTLDAVPEAIEISFTNTPLAMGSEVLIANAEGKDWAAGDVEIVDNMAVQPISPEAPAGEYTVTWRVVSSDSHPIEGSFAFTVTETASAESPASTPSPEQTEAGPAEPEQPQTEEAQQPATGEADEGLPMSFVIILAILVTALVIVVVAVMARRRLENDDA, from the coding sequence ATGTCAGTCGGTCGCGCCCTTGGTGTTGCCGTTCTCGTGCTGCTGGCACTGCTGGTTCCGGTCTCCTCGGTTTCAGCCCATGATGCCGTGACCGGGACGAACCCCGAGGACGGCCAGACCCTCGATGCCGTCCCCGAAGCCATCGAGATCTCGTTCACCAACACTCCGTTGGCGATGGGTTCCGAGGTTCTCATCGCAAATGCTGAGGGGAAGGACTGGGCCGCAGGCGACGTCGAGATCGTCGACAACATGGCTGTGCAACCGATCAGCCCCGAAGCACCCGCCGGTGAGTACACGGTCACCTGGCGGGTCGTGTCCTCGGACTCTCATCCCATCGAGGGCTCATTCGCCTTCACGGTGACCGAAACAGCGTCTGCCGAGTCCCCGGCCTCCACCCCCAGCCCTGAGCAGACCGAGGCCGGGCCGGCCGAGCCAGAGCAGCCGCAGACGGAGGAAGCTCAGCAGCCTGCCACCGGCGAAGCGGACGAGGGACTGCCGATGAGTTTCGTGATCATCCTGGCCATCCTCGTCACCGCGCTCGTCATCGTTGTGGTCGCCGTGATGGCCCGCCGCCGGTTAGAGAACGACGACGCATGA
- a CDS encoding ArsR/SmtB family transcription factor encodes MTITREARSDRIRELAPVAALFHSLSDPTRVAIVKRVAVAEARVRDLVDELELAQSTVSAHMACLRDCGLVNGRTQGRSVHYSLSRPEVLDLVTQAEALLAVTGEAGSLCCNYVRSTEQQPLQGSGDE; translated from the coding sequence ATGACGATCACCCGCGAGGCCCGGTCGGACCGGATCAGAGAGCTTGCTCCTGTGGCGGCCCTGTTCCATTCTCTCAGCGACCCCACGCGGGTGGCCATCGTCAAACGTGTGGCTGTGGCGGAGGCACGTGTGCGGGATCTGGTGGACGAGCTGGAACTGGCCCAATCGACGGTGTCGGCGCACATGGCCTGCCTGCGCGATTGCGGTCTTGTGAACGGCCGGACGCAGGGGCGCAGCGTGCACTACTCGCTGAGCCGGCCCGAGGTGCTCGACCTTGTCACGCAGGCCGAAGCGCTGCTCGCTGTCACCGGTGAGGCGGGCAGCTTGTGCTGCAACTACGTCCGCAGCACCGAGCAGCAGCCCCTGCAGGGTAGCGGTGATGAGTGA
- a CDS encoding TlpA disulfide reductase family protein: MAAEYTDGTAFDLADWRGAPVVLNLWYAACPPCRKEAPALQANYERYQADGVKFLGINVRDQAPAADAFADTFDLTFPSMLDQDGVGVAALSTVLPPQAVPSTVVLDAQGRPAARVVGAVDESTLKVLIADVLDEST; this comes from the coding sequence TTGGCCGCCGAGTACACCGACGGCACAGCCTTCGATCTCGCCGACTGGCGCGGTGCCCCGGTGGTGCTCAACCTCTGGTACGCCGCGTGTCCCCCGTGCCGCAAGGAGGCTCCCGCCCTGCAGGCCAACTACGAGCGTTACCAGGCCGACGGGGTCAAGTTCCTGGGCATCAACGTTCGCGATCAGGCACCGGCCGCCGACGCGTTCGCCGATACCTTCGACCTGACCTTTCCCTCCATGCTCGACCAGGACGGTGTCGGCGTGGCCGCACTCAGCACGGTGCTGCCGCCGCAGGCAGTGCCCTCCACGGTCGTCCTGGATGCTCAGGGGCGGCCGGCCGCCCGCGTGGTCGGGGCGGTCGATGAGTCCACGCTCAAGGTGCTGATCGCTGACGTGCTGGACGAGTCGACATGA
- the ccsB gene encoding c-type cytochrome biogenesis protein CcsB gives MDVNENLAAWSNLLIYSAMAVYALAFIIYSFDLFGGRRLATRHTAHKTATVRPARRATPVARRTSRRGSTAVLDAPAPPADEAAAPAGPTEIPSGTARRRMARIGTGLSVLALALHLAAVLTRTLSVMRVPWGNMMEYALTASALVTLVYLLVLRWRDVRYLGTFVAGFVLVALGLAITVFYTPAAQLIPALDSYWIVIHVPIAILSTALLAISALLAAFQIIRARTEQRSPGRLLAFMKRLPASSEIEQTSYHLAAVGFITWTFTLIAGAIWAEVAWGRYWGWDTKEIWTFVVWVVYAAYLHARATRGWGPTRVAALNLIGFATVIFNFAVVNVYFSGLHSYSGI, from the coding sequence ATGGACGTCAACGAAAACCTTGCCGCCTGGTCAAACCTGCTGATCTACTCGGCCATGGCGGTCTACGCCCTGGCCTTCATCATCTACAGCTTCGACCTGTTCGGCGGCCGCCGCCTGGCGACCCGCCACACCGCTCACAAGACTGCCACCGTCCGCCCGGCACGGCGGGCGACGCCTGTGGCCAGGCGCACCTCACGGCGCGGTTCGACCGCTGTGCTCGACGCCCCCGCTCCCCCGGCAGACGAGGCCGCTGCCCCAGCCGGCCCGACCGAGATACCCAGCGGCACGGCTCGGCGGCGGATGGCGCGGATCGGGACAGGTCTCAGCGTCCTGGCCCTCGCACTCCACCTCGCCGCGGTCCTCACCCGCACCCTGTCGGTGATGCGGGTGCCGTGGGGCAACATGATGGAATATGCCCTGACCGCCTCCGCCCTGGTCACCCTCGTGTACCTCCTGGTGCTGCGGTGGCGGGACGTGCGGTATCTGGGCACCTTCGTCGCCGGTTTCGTGCTCGTCGCACTCGGCCTGGCGATCACCGTGTTCTACACTCCCGCCGCCCAGCTGATCCCGGCACTTGATTCGTACTGGATCGTCATCCACGTCCCGATTGCCATCCTGTCGACCGCGCTGCTGGCGATCTCCGCGCTGCTGGCAGCGTTCCAGATCATCAGGGCCCGCACCGAGCAGCGCTCCCCCGGCCGGCTCCTGGCCTTCATGAAGCGGCTGCCCGCCAGTTCCGAGATTGAGCAGACGTCCTATCACCTCGCCGCGGTCGGGTTCATCACCTGGACCTTCACACTCATTGCCGGCGCCATCTGGGCAGAGGTCGCCTGGGGCCGCTACTGGGGCTGGGACACCAAGGAAATCTGGACCTTCGTCGTCTGGGTCGTCTATGCGGCGTACCTGCATGCTCGTGCCACCCGCGGGTGGGGACCGACCAGAGTCGCGGCCCTGAACCTGATCGGATTCGCAACTGTGATCTTCAATTTCGCCGTCGTCAACGTCTACTTCTCCGGCTTGCACTCCTACTCCGGAATCTGA
- a CDS encoding cytochrome c biogenesis CcdA family protein — protein MTLTAPIGEVFSQTVLTGPMLLAIPVAILAGAVSFLSPCVLPLVPGYVGYVTGLGAGALTDRKTSKVIIGVTLFITGFAVVFVAMGLAFSVAGVLLSQWADTLNRVMGVVVIIAGIVFMGGIGMFQRSAQISKRPKAGLWGAPALGATFAFSWAPCMGPTLAAVLALSTSFGATGTDGIWRGAALTLMYCLGLGVPFIIVAVLIVKGTGRLQWARDHQILISRIGGGMLIIIGLLLVTGVWTQWVNSLQGMIGGFQTII, from the coding sequence ATGACCCTGACCGCCCCCATCGGTGAGGTGTTCTCGCAGACCGTGCTGACCGGGCCCATGCTGCTAGCGATTCCGGTGGCCATCCTGGCCGGGGCGGTGTCCTTCCTGTCCCCCTGCGTTCTGCCGCTGGTCCCCGGCTACGTCGGCTACGTCACCGGGCTGGGTGCCGGTGCGTTGACCGACCGGAAGACCAGCAAGGTCATCATCGGGGTGACGCTGTTCATCACCGGCTTCGCGGTCGTCTTCGTCGCCATGGGCCTGGCGTTCAGCGTGGCCGGTGTGCTGCTCAGCCAGTGGGCCGACACGCTCAACCGGGTGATGGGCGTGGTCGTCATCATCGCCGGCATCGTCTTCATGGGCGGCATCGGCATGTTCCAGCGCAGCGCCCAGATCAGCAAGCGACCGAAGGCCGGGCTGTGGGGAGCCCCCGCCCTGGGTGCCACCTTCGCGTTCAGCTGGGCCCCGTGCATGGGACCGACCTTGGCGGCGGTGCTGGCACTGTCGACCAGCTTCGGCGCCACCGGCACCGACGGCATCTGGCGCGGCGCGGCGCTGACGTTGATGTACTGCCTCGGGCTGGGGGTGCCGTTCATCATCGTGGCCGTACTCATCGTCAAGGGCACCGGCAGGCTGCAATGGGCCAGAGACCACCAGATTCTGATCAGCCGGATCGGCGGCGGAATGCTCATCATCATCGGGCTGCTGCTGGTCACCGGGGTGTGGACCCAGTGGGTCAACAGCCTGCAAGGCATGATCGGCGGCTTCCAAACCATCATCTGA
- a CDS encoding cadmium resistance transporter — MILSSALQAIGLFMATNIDDIIVLSLFFARGAGQRGTTARILAGQYLGFAGILGAAVLVTLGAEAFLPPEVIPYFGFIPLALGLWAAWEAWRGGGDDDDDAKVAGKNVAVWTVAGVTFANGGDNIGVYVPVFLSVGPAATVAYCIVFLVLVAVLVLLAKFVATRPPIAEVLERWEHILFPIVLIGLGIAILVGGGAFGL; from the coding sequence ATGATCCTGTCTTCGGCACTGCAGGCGATCGGCCTGTTCATGGCCACGAACATCGACGACATCATCGTGCTCTCGCTGTTCTTCGCCCGCGGCGCGGGCCAGCGCGGGACCACGGCCCGCATCCTGGCCGGCCAGTATCTGGGGTTCGCGGGCATCCTCGGCGCGGCCGTGCTCGTCACACTGGGCGCCGAAGCGTTCCTGCCCCCGGAAGTCATCCCATACTTCGGGTTCATCCCGCTGGCGCTGGGGCTGTGGGCCGCCTGGGAGGCCTGGCGCGGGGGAGGTGACGATGACGACGACGCCAAGGTCGCCGGCAAGAACGTCGCCGTGTGGACCGTCGCCGGGGTCACCTTCGCCAACGGCGGGGACAACATCGGCGTCTACGTCCCGGTCTTCCTCAGCGTGGGGCCGGCGGCCACGGTGGCCTACTGCATCGTCTTCCTCGTGCTCGTCGCGGTCCTCGTCCTGCTGGCCAAGTTCGTGGCCACCCGCCCACCGATCGCTGAAGTCCTCGAGCGGTGGGAGCACATCCTGTTCCCGATCGTCCTGATCGGTCTGGGTATCGCCATTCTGGTCGGGGGCGGAGCCTTCGGCCTCTAA
- the lspA gene encoding signal peptidase II, producing MTTREPAKTIGAVRARAVVIGLAMLLAAVDLGLKVWVSGALAGGETIDLGPVQLRLGFNSGVAFGLGADLPAGVVLSVTGLIIVALAVFAWRVTPTATLPARLALAALLAGAGANLVDRTADGMVIDYLRTGWFPTFNMADVFITIGAAALVLVSLGKRQGEDPA from the coding sequence GTGACCACACGCGAACCCGCGAAAACGATCGGGGCGGTTCGGGCTCGGGCTGTCGTGATCGGCCTTGCCATGTTGCTGGCCGCGGTGGACCTCGGTCTGAAGGTGTGGGTGAGTGGGGCGTTGGCAGGCGGTGAAACGATTGACCTGGGGCCCGTCCAGCTGCGCCTTGGCTTCAATTCTGGGGTGGCTTTCGGCCTCGGCGCCGACCTGCCCGCCGGTGTCGTGCTCAGCGTCACTGGCCTGATCATCGTGGCGCTGGCGGTCTTCGCCTGGCGGGTTACCCCAACCGCAACGCTGCCCGCGCGGCTGGCGCTGGCCGCGCTCCTGGCCGGTGCGGGGGCCAATCTGGTCGACCGGACCGCCGATGGGATGGTGATCGACTACCTGCGCACCGGCTGGTTCCCCACCTTCAACATGGCCGACGTCTTCATCACCATCGGCGCCGCGGCACTGGTCCTGGTCAGCCTCGGCAAGCGACAAGGCGAGGACCCGGCGTGA
- the cmtR gene encoding Cd(II)/Pb(II)-sensing metalloregulatory transcriptional regulator CmtR gives MLTIASRVDVMNRLGRAMADSTRSRILLSLLERPGYPAELARELGLSRTNVSNHLACLRDCGIVVAEAEGRRTRYEIVDAHLARALTALLETTLAVDESAVCLDPQCPGQGCCNMEGKA, from the coding sequence ATGCTGACTATTGCTTCGCGTGTGGACGTGATGAACCGTCTGGGACGGGCGATGGCCGATTCCACGCGGTCTCGGATCCTGTTGTCCCTGCTTGAGCGCCCCGGATATCCGGCAGAGCTCGCCCGAGAGCTGGGGCTTTCCCGGACCAACGTGTCGAATCACCTGGCGTGCCTGCGGGACTGCGGGATCGTGGTCGCCGAGGCGGAGGGGCGCCGGACCCGCTACGAGATCGTCGACGCCCACCTGGCCCGCGCCTTGACCGCTCTGCTGGAGACCACGCTGGCCGTCGACGAGAGCGCGGTATGTCTGGACCCGCAGTGCCCGGGGCAGGGATGCTGCAATATGGAGGGGAAGGCATGA